The Bubalus bubalis isolate 160015118507 breed Murrah chromosome 16, NDDB_SH_1, whole genome shotgun sequence genome window below encodes:
- the FAM168A gene encoding protein FAM168A isoform X3: MNPVYSPVQPGAPYGNPKNMAYTGYPTAYPAAAPAYNPSLYPTNSPSYAPEFQFLHSAYATLLMKQAWPQNSSSCGTEGTFHLPVDTGTENRTYQASSAAFRYTAGTPYKVPPTQSNTAPPPYSPSPNPYQTAMYPIRSAYPQQNLYAQGAYYTQPVYAAQPHVIHHTTVVQPNSIPSAIYPAPVAAPRTNGVAMGMVAGTTMAMSAGTLLTAPQHTTIGAHPVSMPTYRAQGTPAYSYVPPHW, translated from the exons GTTACCCCACAGCCTATCCAGCTGCGGCCCCTGCCTACAACCCCAGCCTGTACCCCACCAATAGCCCCAGTTATGCTCCAG AGTTTCAGTTCCTGCATTCAGCTTATG CAACTCTGCTGATGAAACAGGCCTGGCCACAGAACTCGTCTTCCTGTGGCACTGAAGGCACCTTCCACCTCCCAGTGGACACCGGGACCGAGAACCGAACTTACCAAGCATCCTCTGCGGCTTTCA GATATACTGCGGGGACACCATACAAGGTCCCACCGACCCAGAGTAATACTGCTCCGCCCCCCTACTCCCCTTCACCCAACCCCTACCAGACGGCCATGTATCCAATCAGAAGTGCCTACCCCCAGCAGAATCTGTATGCCCAG GGAGCTTACTATACACAGCCGGTGTATGCTGCCCAGCCCCATGTCATCCACCACACCACGGTCGTCCAGCCCAACAGCATTCCCTCTGCCATCTACCCGGCGCCTGTCGCCGCTCCCAGGACCAACGGCGTGGCCATGGGAATGGTGGCCGGCACCACCATGGCGATGTCAGCAG GTACCCTGCTGACTGCACCCCAGCACACCACGATCGGGGCACACCCTGTCTCCATGCCAACATACAGGGCCCAAGGGACCCCTGCGTACAGCTATGTGCCCCCGCACTGGTAA
- the FAM168A gene encoding protein FAM168A isoform X2, with amino-acid sequence MNPVYSPVQPGAPYGNPKNMAYTGYPTAYPAAAPAYNPSLYPTNSPSYAPATLLMKQAWPQNSSSCGTEGTFHLPVDTGTENRTYQASSAAFRYTAGTPYKVPPTQSNTAPPPYSPSPNPYQTAMYPIRSAYPQQNLYAQGAYYTQPVYAAQPHVIHHTTVVQPNSIPSAIYPAPVAAPRTNGVAMGMVAGTTMAMSAGTLLTAPQHTTIGAHPVSMPTYRAQGTPAYSYVPPHW; translated from the exons GTTACCCCACAGCCTATCCAGCTGCGGCCCCTGCCTACAACCCCAGCCTGTACCCCACCAATAGCCCCAGTTATGCTCCAG CAACTCTGCTGATGAAACAGGCCTGGCCACAGAACTCGTCTTCCTGTGGCACTGAAGGCACCTTCCACCTCCCAGTGGACACCGGGACCGAGAACCGAACTTACCAAGCATCCTCTGCGGCTTTCA GATATACTGCGGGGACACCATACAAGGTCCCACCGACCCAGAGTAATACTGCTCCGCCCCCCTACTCCCCTTCACCCAACCCCTACCAGACGGCCATGTATCCAATCAGAAGTGCCTACCCCCAGCAGAATCTGTATGCCCAG GGAGCTTACTATACACAGCCGGTGTATGCTGCCCAGCCCCATGTCATCCACCACACCACGGTCGTCCAGCCCAACAGCATTCCCTCTGCCATCTACCCGGCGCCTGTCGCCGCTCCCAGGACCAACGGCGTGGCCATGGGAATGGTGGCCGGCACCACCATGGCGATGTCAGCAG GTACCCTGCTGACTGCACCCCAGCACACCACGATCGGGGCACACCCTGTCTCCATGCCAACATACAGGGCCCAAGGGACCCCTGCGTACAGCTATGTGCCCCCGCACTGGTAA